A window from Fragaria vesca subsp. vesca linkage group LG5, FraVesHawaii_1.0, whole genome shotgun sequence encodes these proteins:
- the LOC101291724 gene encoding LOB domain-containing protein 42-like: MRTSCNGCRVLRKGCSENCEIRPCIEWIKSPESQANATLFLAKFYGRAGLLNLINAGAQHQRPGIFKSLLYEACGRIVNPTFGSVGLLSSGNWAQCQAAVDAVLAGLPIVENNEPVPYLNPFPPVNSCDIRHVSKDTSLGKTRNRFKRSRSKVQLGSITEAAAEWGRVNPLEFGQCSSGGGGERSMQSVETVEAPWEMNQGKPDPVGNGDEEEVGLELTLGFGFGKLKGKA; this comes from the exons ATGAGGACTAGCTGCAATGGCTGTAGGGTTCTTCGCAAAGGTTGCAGTGAGAACTGCGAAATCCGACCCTGCATTGAGTGGATCAAATCGCCGGAATCCCAAGCCAATGCCACCCTTTTCTTGGCCAAGTTCTACGGCCGTGCCGGGCTTCTCAACCTCATCAATGCCGGAGCACAGCACCAGCGCCCAG GGATTTTCAAATCACTCCTGTACGAGGCATGCGGAAGGATCGTGAACCCGACTTTTGGGTCGGTGGGTTTGCTCTCCTCCGGGAACTGGGCCCAATGCCAGGCTGCAGTCGACGCTGTGCTCGCCGGCTTGCCGATCGTGGAAAACAATGAGCCAGTCCCATACCTGAACCCTTTCCCTCCTGTCAACTCCTGTGACATACGCCACGTGTCCAAGGACACTAGCTTGGGTAAGACCCGGAACCGGTTCAAGAGGTCCAGGTCGAAAGTCCAGCTCGGCTCGATCACGGAGGCGGCGGCGGAATGGGGTCGGGTCAACCCGCTTGAGTTTGGCCAGTGTTCTAGTGGAGGAGGAGGTGAGAGAAGCATGCAGTCAGTGGAAACAGTGGAGGCTCCGTGGGAGATGAACCAGGGCAAACCGGACCCGGTTGGAAATGGTGATGAAGAGGAGGTCGGGCTGGAACTGACTCTCGGATTTGGCTTCGGGAAATTGAAGGGAAAAGCGTAA